Proteins from one Telopea speciosissima isolate NSW1024214 ecotype Mountain lineage chromosome 1, Tspe_v1, whole genome shotgun sequence genomic window:
- the LOC122648982 gene encoding phospho-2-dehydro-3-deoxyheptonate aldolase 2, chloroplastic-like — MALAAGASNLTATKTSVHHISTKLYLKPQIVYAVHSAEPAKKSNGASVEIKTGSSNWTLDGWKSKKALQIPSYPNQEELDSVLKTLERFPPLVFAGEARKLEERLAKAALGEAFLLQGGDCAESFKEFNANNIRDTFRILLQMGVVLTYGAQIPVIKVGRMAGQFAKPRSDPFEIRDGVKLPSYQGDNINSDTFDEKSRIPDPQRLISAYTQSAATLNLLRAFATGGYAAMQRVKQWNLDFTEHSEQGDRYKETAQRIDESLGFMVASGLTMEHPIMTTTEFWTSHECLHLPYEQALTREDSTTGLYYDCSAHFLWVGERTRQLDGAHVEFLRGVSNPLGIKVSDKMDPKELVKICEILNPHNKAGRLTIITRMGAEPMRVKLPHLIKAVRQAGLIVTWVSDPMHGNTIKAPCGLKTRSFDAIRAELRAFFDVHEQEGSHPGGVHLEMTGQNVTECIGGSRVVTYDDLSSRYHTHCDPRLNASQSLELAFAISERLRKKRMRSGHTYV, encoded by the exons ATGGCGCTTGCTGCCGGTGCAAGCAATCTCACCGCCACGAAGACCTCTGTCCACCATATTTCTACAAAGCTCTATCTAAAGCCGCAAATTGTCTACGCTGTTCACTCGGCCGAACCGGCGAAGAAATCCAACGGAGCTTCCGTTGAGATCAAGACTGGGTCTTCAAATTGGACTCTCGATGGATGGAAATCCAAGAAGGCGCTTCAAATTCCTTCTTACCCTAATCAAGAGGAGCTCGATTCCGTTCTGAAGACCCTCGAGAGATTCCCTCCGTTGGTGTTTGCCGGAGAGGCCAGGAAGTTGGAGGAAAGGCTTGCAAAAGCGGCTCTCGGAGAGGCGTTTTTGCTCCAGGGAGGTGACTGTGCTGAGAGTTTCAAAGAATTCAATGCTAATAACATTAGGGATACCTTCAGGATTCTTTTGCAGATGGGGGTCGTCTTGACTTACGGTGCTCAAATTCCCGTCATCAAG GTAGGAAGGATGGCTGGCCAATTTGCAAAACCTAGGTCTGATCCGTTTGAGATCAGGGATGGAGTAAAGCTCCCCAGTTATCAGGGAGACAATATCAACAGTGACACCTTTGATGAGAAATCTAGAATTCCAGATCCCCAAAGACTGATTAGTGCCTATACGCAATCAGCAGCAACTTTAAACCTTCTCAGAGCATTTGCCACTGGTGGATATGCAGCAATGCAGAGAGTGAAACAGTGGAACCTTGATTTCACTGAACATAGTGAGCAGGGAGACAG GTACAAGGAAACTGCTCAGAGAATAGACGAATCTCTGGGATTCATGGTTGCTTCTGGACTGACCATGGAACATCCTATAATGACCACCACTGAATTCTGGACATCTCATGAATGCCTTCATCTTCCCTACGAGCAAGCATTGACACGTGAGGATTCAACAACTGGCCTCTACTATGACTGCTCTGCTCACTTCCTTTGGGTCGGCGAGAGGACCAGGCAGTTGGATGGGGCCCATGTTGAATTTCTTCGGGGTGTATCCAATCCTCTTGGGATTAAG GTGAGTGACAAGATGGATCCAAAGGAGCTTGTGAAAATATGTGAAATTCTAAACCCTCATAACAAGGCTGGAAGGCTGACTATAATCACACGGATGGGCGCAGAGCCCATGCGAGTAAAGCTCCCCCATCTGATCAAAGCTGTACGTCAAGCAGGGCTTATTGTCACGTGGGTGAGTGATCCCATGCATGGAAACACTATCAAGGCTCCGTGTGGCCTCAAGACCCGTTCATTTGATGCAATCAGG GCGGAGTTGAGGGCTTTCTTTGATGTACATGAACAAGAAGGGAGCCACCCTGGAGGAGTTCATTTGGAAATGACAGGTCAGAATGTCACAGAGTGTATTGGAGGATCAAGGGTAGTGACATATGATGATTTGAGCTCCCGCTACCATACACATTGCGATCCCAGACTTAATGCATCACAATCACTGGAGCTAGCTTTTGCAATTTCAGAGAGGTtgagaaagaagaggatgagGTCTGGTCATACTTATGTTTAG